The Lates calcarifer isolate ASB-BC8 linkage group LG14, TLL_Latcal_v3, whole genome shotgun sequence genome has a segment encoding these proteins:
- the gpha2 gene encoding glycoprotein hormone alpha-2, with product MSLCMTSHLCLLVLPVMSLLLLFSPISWSYDGLTPGCHLHPFNVTIRSDRRNTCKGTHLVYACVGYCESSAFPSRYSVLVASNFTHNITSASRCCTISKDAKVKVRLDCPRGRHHDEIEILTAKACRCDMCRKSRY from the exons ATGTCGCTGTGCATGACCTCACACCTGTGCCTGCTGGTCTTACCAGtgatgtcactgctgctgctcttctctcccATCAGTTGGAGCTATGATGGCCTCACCCCTGGCTGTCACCTTCACC CCTTCAACGTGACCATCCGCAGCGACCGCCGCAACACGTGTAAAGGCACCCACCTGGTCTATGCCTGCGTGGGCTACTGTGAGTCCAGTGCCTTCCCGTCCAGATATTCTGTACTAGTGGCCTCCAACTTTACCCACAACATCACCTCGGCCTCACGATGCTGCACCATCAGCAAGGACGCCAAG GTCAAAGTTCGCCTGGACTGCCCTCGCGGTCGTCACCATGACGAAATAGAGATCCTGACAGCAAAGGCATGTCGCTGCGACATGTGCCGCAAGTCCCGCTACTAA